From a single Paramormyrops kingsleyae isolate MSU_618 chromosome 14, PKINGS_0.4, whole genome shotgun sequence genomic region:
- the ezra gene encoding ezrin a has translation MPKPVKIRVTTMDSELELFIQVNTTGRQLFDQVVRTIGLREQWYFGLQYISSKGYLSWLRLDKKLSAQDVKKDNPMQFKFRAKFFPEDVSVELIQEITQKYFYMQVKDAILNDEIYCPPETAVLLASYSVQSKYSDFSEEIHQPGYLASNILFPRRVLDQHKLSKEQWEERIQVWHKEHRGMLKEDAVLEFLKIAQDLEMYGVNFFDIKNKKGTDLLMGVDALGLNIYEKEDKLSPKIGFPWSEIRNISFHDKKFIIKPVDKKAPDFVFYAPRVQINKSILALCMGNHELYMRRRKPDTTEVQQMKAQAREEKHQKQMERAQLENEKKRREAIEKEKEQVERDKKELIVRLQQFEEKTKNAEKELQEQMAHALELERERRRAEEEAVRLETERKAALLAKEELARQAEHQAQTQEQLAAELAEYSAKISMLEEAKRSKEEEAVTWQSKAMEVQNDLERTKEELQLMTTTLTTNEKAMEVQMDSERMEEVQMDMMAPTYPVAVAEYVEDHDHNDVEEQNTYSAELQMEGISNDRDEEERLPEAERNERLQMQLKTLSSELAQARDETKSTQNDQLHSENVRAGRDKYKTLKQIRQGNTKQRIDEFEAL, from the exons ATGCCGAAACCA GTTAAAATTCGTGTCACCACAATGGATTCCGAGCTGGAGTTATTCATCCAAGTTAACACCACTGGGAGACAACTTTTTGACCAG GTTGTGAGAACTATTGGTTTGCGTGAACAATGGTATTTTGGTCTCCAGTATATCAGTAGCAAAGGATACCTCTCCTGGCTAAGGCTCGATAAAAAG CTGTCCGCGCAGGATGTTAAGAAGGACAACCCGATGCAGTTCAAATTCCGGGCCAAGTTCTTCCCAGAAGACGTGTCTGTAGAGCTCATCCAGGAGATCACCCAGAAATACTTCTACATGCAAGTGAAGGATGCGATTCTAAACGATGAAATCTACTGCCCCCCAGAGACCGCTGTGCTGTTAGCGTCCTACTCAGTGCAGTCCAAGTACAGTGACTTTTCTGAAGAGATCCACCAGCCTGGATACTTAGCATCAAACATACTATTTCCCCGGAG GGTTCTGGACCAACACAAGCTGTCCAAAGAGCAATGGGAAGAACGCATCCAGGTGTGGCACAAGGAGCACCGAGGAATGCTGAA GGAGGACGCTGTGCTGGAGTTCTTGAAGATAGCTCAGGACCTGGAGATGTATGGCGTCAACTTCTTTgacatcaaaaacaaaaaaggaacagACTTGTTGATGGGAGTTGATGCTCTGGGACTAAACATTTATGAAAAGGAAGACAA ATTGTCTCCCAAGATTGGATTTCCTTGGAGTGAAATTAGGAACATATCATTTCATGACAAGAAGTTCATCATAAAACCAGTTGACAAGAAGGCTCCA GATTTTGTGTTCTATGCCCCTCGTGTGCAAATCAACAAGAGCATCCTGGCCCTGTGCATGGGCAACCATGAGCTGTATATGCGTCGCCGCAAGCCTGACACCACTGAGGTGCAGCAGATGAAGGCTCAGGCCCGTGAAGAGAAGCACCAGAAGCAAATGGAGAG AGCCCAGCTGGAGAATGAGAAGAAGAGGAGGGAGGCCATTGAGAAAGAGAAGGAACAGGTGGAGAGAGACAAAAAGGAACTGATAGTGAGACTCCAGCAGTTTGAGGAGAAGACTAAGAATGCAGAAAAGG AACTGCAGGAACAGATGGCGCATGCATTGGAGCTGGAACGGGAGAGGAGGAGGGCTGAGGAGGAGGCTGTGAGGctggagacagagaggaaggCTGCTCTCCTGGCAAAAGAGGAGCTGGCCAGGCAGGCTGAGCACCAAGCTCAGACCCAGGAACAGCTG GCTGCAGAATTAGCTGAATACTCAGCCAAGATTAGCATGTTGGAGGAAGCAAAGAGGAGCAAGGAAGAGGAAGCTGTCACATGGCAGAGCAAG GCCATGGAGGTCCAAAATGATTTGGAGAGGACAAAGGAAGAGCTGCAGTTGATGACAACGACATTGACTACCAACGAAAAG GCCATGGAGGTCCAAATGGACTCAGAAAGGATGGAGGAGGTACAGATGGACATGATGGCACCTACCTATCCAGTCGCCGTCGCTGAGTATGTTGAAGACCATGATCACAATGACGTAGAGGAGCAAAACACCTATAGTGCAGAGCTGCAGATGGAGGGCATCAGCAACGACCGTGATGAGGAGGAGCGCCTCCCAGAGGCAGAGAGGAACGAGCGGCTGCAGATGCAGCTGAAG ACTCTCAGCTCAGAGTTGGCCCAGGCCCGGGATGAGACTAAGAGCACCCAGAACGACCAGCTCCATTCAGAAAACGTGCGAGCTGGAAGAGACAAATACAAGACACTGAAGCAGATCCGGCAGGGTAACACCAAGCAGAGGATCGATGAGTTTGAAGCCTTATGA
- the LOC111857929 gene encoding uncharacterized protein produces the protein MKVLVGYTVSKTLTEGNMDSSIDLPSNGDIRKSSTAVENAPDQVTGINRWRRLFLQIQKNRNSQPDTSHGCQFRTTLFGQPLSSVCEEDGSPPKPIKDMLILLLKRGPSAEGIFRKPGNAKRLREIKDQLDRGVEVDMQVEQTTLLAALLKDFLRHIPGGLLVADYSQAWMMALENEDPAERRIQLKLVHDNLPMANAMLLQYLLCVLLHISRNSSTNKMDAKNLAVCISPNLLQWDDVDMVEKVTSLTQFLIEDCRGIFGEDILTLLGDPDNEELSDNLDSLSHQQDLAYESNDPDTDCDLGGSMEGQLSVAHHNEQNRLKVDADSSLTNSALRTSPPFNRRRSEPIIYLPAGRKPLMVARSHDDLKKERSVCQLLKKQSSETFFLLLNRNSKRQAAHHIDSSYSSSCSLESASSSLSDDAITIPKSITRSNPSRRSFSTIRREEPKNHAKMGKRRSMSMRIEKPKNPKFKNRWSLKKVPTQSEALIQCETAQNEVENDTDQPDPVPKPRPLSMSTTEVFKLVDSRIPSQPPSYEQAINRTAALQFQPKTVQDARNLFGNRRLSFESTTKDLLTEKFSYEGTIEDAPVGPFRQRAMSESVSDGSCKRLSRRISQPLMEAILTAKESYV, from the exons ATGAAAGTGCTGGTTGGTTACACAGTG TCGAAAACACTAACTGAAGGCAACATGGACTCAAGCATCGACTTGCCTTCAAAT GGCGATATAAGGAAATCTTCCACTGCAGTGGAAAACGCACCAGACCAGGTTACTG gTATTAACAGGTGGAGGAGGCTGTTTCTGCAGATTCAAAAGAACAGAAACTCACAGCCTGACACTTCCCACGGCTGCCAGTTCAGGACCACACTCTTCGGACAGCCCCTTTCTTCTGTCTGCGAGGAAGACGGAAGCCCTCCTAAGCCAATCAAA GACATGCTAATATTGTTGTTGAAGAGAGGTCCCTCTGCTGAGGGAATATTCCGGAAGCCTGGCAATGCCAAAAGACTGAGAGAGATCAAGGACCAGCTTGACAGAGGGGTGGAGGTGGATATGCAGGTGGAGCAGACCACCTTACTGGCTGCTCTTCTAAAG GATTTCCTGAGACACATTCCTGGAGGACTGCTCGTTGCTGATTACTCCCAAGCCTGGATGATGGCTCTGGAGAACGAGGATCCTGCAGAACGGCGCATTCAGCTCAAGCT gGTACATGACAATCTTCCAATGGCCAACGCCATGCTTCTGCAGTACCTTCTGTGTGTCCTCCTACACATCAGTAGGAACTCCAGCACTAATAAGATGGATGCTAAGAACCTAGCAGTCTGTATATCACCCAATCTGCTGCAGTGGGATGATGTGGATATGGTTGAGAAG gTGACGTCCCTTACCCAATTCCTGATTGAAGACTGTCGTGGAATATTTGGAGAAGACATTCTGACTCTTCTTGGAGACCCTGACAATGAAGAACTTTCTGATAACTTAG ATTCACTCTCGCACCAGCAAGACTTGGCTTACGAGAGCAATGATCCAGATACCGACTGTGACCTGGGGGGCAGCATGGAAGGGCAGCTCAGCGTTGCACATCACAATGAACAAAACCGGCTTAAGGTGGATGCGGACTCAAGCTTGACGAACAGCGCTTTGCGCACGTCGCCTCCCTTCAACAGGAGGCGCTCAGAGCCCATCATCTACCTGCCTGCTGGCAGGAAGCCCCTTATGGTGGCCAGGAGCCATGATGACTTGAAGAAGGAGCGGTCCGTCTGCCAGCTGCTGAAGAAACAGAGCTCAGAAACCTTCTTCCTGTTGCTCAACCGGAACTCGAAGAGGCAGGCCGCCCACCACATAGACAGCTCAtactcctcctcctgctccctgGAAAGTGCTTCCTCCAGCCTTTCCGATGATGCCATTACCATCCCCAAGAGTATCACGAGGTCTAACCCCAGCCGGCGGTCTTTCTCCACCATACGCCGCGAGGAGCCAAAGAATCACGCCAAAATGGGAAAGAGACGCTCCATGTCCATGAGGATAGAAAAACCTAAAAATCCAAAGTTCAAAAACAGGTGGAGTCTTAAGAAGGTGCCGACACAGTCAGAGGCTCTTATCCAGTGTGAAACTGCACAGAATGAGGTTGAGAACGATACAGATCAGCCCGATCCAGTGCCTAAGCCAAGACCACTGTCCATGTCCACCACAGAGGTGTTTAAGCTGGTGGATAGCAGGATTCCCAGCCAGCCCCCTTCATATGAGCAAGCAATCAACAGAACTGCTGCCCTGCAGTTCCAGCCAAAGACTGTACAGGATGCCCGCAATCTCTTTGGGAACAGAAGACTCAGCTTTGAGTCAACGACCAAAGACTTATTAACAGAGAAGTTCTCCTATGAGGGAACCATCGAGGATGCCCCAGTAGGTCCTTTCCGTCAAAGGGCCATGTCAGAGTCGGTATCCGACGGCAGCTGCAAGAGACTGAGCCGCAGAATCAGCCAGCCCCTGATGGAGGCCATATTGACGGCAAAGGAGTCTTATGTGTGA